The Streptomyces venezuelae genomic interval GGGAAGTCGTGCCACTTGTTGTAGTCCCAGGCGGCCTTGGTGATCTCGGCCGGGTTCACCAGCCGCACCGAGTCGGCGAGGGTACGGGTCGTGGCCGAGCCGGTGTCCCCGAGGACGATCTTGCCGGCGTTGCCCTTGGCGAAGCTCAGCTCCGCCGCGTCCAGGGTCTTCCAGACGCCGCCGGTGCCGGTCTGGTTGACCGTGTAGTTCTTGGTGCCGCCATTGTGGGTGACGGTGTACGGGGCGGCCGTGGCCGCGTCCGCCGCGGCCGGGTAGTGCGCGTCCACCCGGTAGGTGTCGGTCTCCGGGACCCTCGGCTGCCAGGTGTACGACTCGCCCGTGAGCGCGTTCTTGTTGGAGGCGTAGTCGTCGTTGGTCGCCGCGCCGCCGGTCGTGGTGCCCTTGGGCCACTCGCCGACCGCCGCCGTGCCGGCGTCACCGTCGTCCAGGGACACCGTGGTGCCGGACAGCTCGCCCACCAGCGCGCTGGTGTTGGACCAGTTCGCGGGCGTCGCACCCGCCTCGCTCCAGGCCCCGGTGGCCCGGTGCGCCTCGAGCACGACGGCGTTGGCGTTGGTGGTGTGCGACTGGTCGTAGTAGAGACTCAGGCGAGCCGCGTCGACCTTCACCCCCGCCGGGATCTCGCTCAGCGGGAACTTGATCAGCGAACGGGCGATGCCGGTGTCCGTCTTGCCGACCGACAGCTTCCAGGTGTTGTTGAAGTTCACCGCCGGCTGGTCCGACAGGACCATCGTGTCCTCGGAGACCGAGGCGATCGGCGTGATCGTGATCGTCGGGTCGATGACGACCGGGTACTGGCGCTCCTTCGCCGCGAGCCACTTGGCGTCCGGCGTGACGGTCAGCTTCCAGCCCTTGCCGTCGGCGTCCCGGACCAGCCTCTGGCTGACCCTGGTGCTGTACGTGCCGCCGGTGACCGACTGCGGATCCTTCTTGGCGTCCGTCATGTACGGGGCCGGGATCACCATCACCGGAGTGCCGGGGGCCTCACCGAAGAAGGCGATCGAGCCGTCCTTGCGGGTCTTCGGCGTCAGGCCGCCCTCGGTGTCCAGGGTGAAGGTGAACGACACCGGTCCGGCCGGGCGTTCGGCCAGGACGATGTCCTCCTTCACCTGGCCGTTGCCGACCCGGTACGACAGGTCCGCGCCGGAGACGGCGTCCTTGTAGACGACCCGGTCGCCCTTCGCCTCCGGCTTGAGCGCACCGGCGCCGGTCAGGCCGAACGTGACCGCCCCGCCGCTCTCCGCCTCGAAGCGCATGAACCGGCCGGCGTCGGAGCCGAACCAGCTCTTGCCGGTGTTCGTGGTGTTGGCGAAGTCGAAGCCCTTGTCCCGGGTGGCGCGCACCGCGGTCTCGACCGGCTTCCAGGACGCCCCGGACCGGTACGCCGTCGGCACCGCCGTCAGCTCGGCCTCGACCCGCCCGTCCGACAGCTGCCAGAAACGCGCCTGCGAGGTGCGCCTGTCGGTCAGCTCCTTGACCCGCTTCGCCTTCGGGAGCTTCTCGCCCTTCGGCAGCTTCTCCCGGCTGGGTATCTCCAGGTTCCCGCCGGCCGGGGCCTTCGTCTCGCCCCCGTCGTCCGAGAACCAGCCCGAAATCGTGTCGAAGACGCCCTTGTCCTCACCGTTCTGCGACGGCGATTCGGGAGCCGCATACGCGACCTGCGGCAATAGCGCGCCCGCTACCGCCGATACGACAAGACAGGAGAGAAGCCTCCTGTGTGGAACTTTCACTTCCATACCTTTCGGTATCGACGCACCCGTATCGCTGTAGGTGAAATGGGCACGACGAACGAGCCGGAGCGGAAATTTCTGCCCGGCTTGGTGAAATTGCGAACCGCCCACGAGGAGGCGGCAAACAGCGACCTCACGAGGCTCGCGGGGGGCTTTCTAATCACTCCCCTGACGCCCGGTCAACCCTGGGGACATACAGGGCAATCAAGTGACTGGAAGAGATGCCGTTCGCCCGATTCTTCCGCTCGCTCGCGCGTGATCGACGACATGGTGTATAACCGGCCGGTCCATCTGCCAGCCCACCGAAAGCCGGGCTCTTTCATGTCATCGAATGAACTCGTCGAAAGCGCAGCGCACGGGGAGAACGAACACGAGAGCGCCGAAGGCTCGCCGGACCGGCGGGGGTTGCTGGTCGCCGGCATCGTCCTGCTCGCCTGCCTCGGGCTCGTCGGCAACGGCATGCTCGACACCGATGAGCAGCCGAAGCCGCGAGCGATGCCGACGGCCGAGGTCGCGTACGAGGTCACGGGGACGGGGACCGCCGAGATCTCCTACCTCGCCCGCAGCGAGGACGGCACGGCCACGGTCGAGAAGGGCGTCACGCTTCCCTGGAAGAAGTCGGTCCAGGCGCCCCTCGGCAAGGCCCCGACCGTCGCCGTCGTCCTCGACGAAAAGGGCGGACAGGCGACCTGCACACTCGCGATCCGCGGCAGACACGTCCAGCGCGCCACCGCTATGGGGGAGTTCGGGCGCACCACGTGCACCGGCGAGCTTCCCTCCGGCGACGGCGAGGGGTGACGCGGGGCACTCGGAATCAGCCGCCGTCCGGTTTGTCCGCCCGGGTGTGTCAAGGCAATCGCGTCGTGTATAACGCACCGGTGTGCGGCGGGAATGCGGATGCGAACTCTTCGCAGTAGAAGCGTGATTGGGGCCTCACGGCCTCCGAAACCGTGCTGCCCGCTCGATTCCGTCCCACGACATGACCTGCCGTCGGCCCGTGACCGGCCGCGGATACTGATCAGCTGCGAACGAGGGATGGGACATGAGTCCGAGAGGAGCCCGCGCCAGGCGGGCGAGCGGGAAGAAGCACGCCATCTGGTTCGCGGCGGGAGTCGTCGTCCTGGGAGGCACGGGTGTGACCGCCGTCGCCGCGTCGGGAGGTGTCGAGGACGCCGGACAGGGTGACGGGACACGGCCGGCGAAGGCGCACGTACTGGCCCTGGACGGCAAGGACCCGAAGAGGCGCGCGCTCCCGCGCACCGGGACGCAGACGTTCTCGCTCATCGGCGTCTCGTGGGAGGACAGCGGCGACACCTTCGAGGGCACCGCTCAGATACGTACCCGCAAGACGGCCACCGGCGAGTGGAGCGACTGGCGCGACCTCGACTTCGGCGTACGGGCGCCGGAGTCGACCGAGGGCGACGAGTCGGAGGCGCGCGGCGCCTCGGAGCCGCTGTGGGTCGGCCCGTCGGACGGGGTCGAGGCGCGGGTCGTCGCGAACGGCGAAGAGACCGCGGTGCCCGACGCACTCCGCCTGGACATGATCGACCCCGGCGAGACCGTCAAGGGCCAGGGCAAGGGCGCCGTCAACGGCGGCGACAAGGGGAGCGCGAAGGGGAACGGCAAGCCCACCGTCTCCCCCGACGCCACGCAGACCACCTCCACCGACCCCGCGCCGGAGCCCTCCGACCCCGCCCCGACCGAGGACCCGACGGGTTCGGCCGGTGCGCCCGAGGAGCCGGCTCCGTCCACCACACCGACCGAGTCCGCCCCGGGCACGGACCCGACGGAAGGACCGACGGGCGAACCCACCGGGGCTCCGACCGAGGCGCCCTCGACCGAGGCGCCCTCGACCGAGCCTCCCACCAGCGAAGCCCCCACGGACGCGACCCCCAGTACGGTGCCCACGGAGGAGCCCACCGGCCCCGTGCCCTCCACCGAGCCGAGCATCACCCCCGAGCCCGGCACCAGCGGGCCGAGCACCACCGAGCCCAGCACCACCGAGCCGAGCACCACTGCTCCGACCACCACCGCACCGGCCACACCGACCGCACCGGCCGCTCCCGCCGTCGTCAGCCGTGCC includes:
- a CDS encoding peptidoglycan recognition protein gives rise to the protein MSPRGARARRASGKKHAIWFAAGVVVLGGTGVTAVAASGGVEDAGQGDGTRPAKAHVLALDGKDPKRRALPRTGTQTFSLIGVSWEDSGDTFEGTAQIRTRKTATGEWSDWRDLDFGVRAPESTEGDESEARGASEPLWVGPSDGVEARVVANGEETAVPDALRLDMIDPGETVKGQGKGAVNGGDKGSAKGNGKPTVSPDATQTTSTDPAPEPSDPAPTEDPTGSAGAPEEPAPSTTPTESAPGTDPTEGPTGEPTGAPTEAPSTEAPSTEPPTSEAPTDATPSTVPTEEPTGPVPSTEPSITPEPGTSGPSTTEPSTTEPSTTAPTTTAPATPTAPAAPAVVSRADWGADESLVQNPPTYLNKVDAVFVHHTAGTNDYTCADSPAIIRAILTFHVKTNGWNDIGYNFFVDKCGTVFEGRAGGVDRPVLGAHTYGFNSYSSGISLLGDYENGGTPTAAAKQAIADLAAWKLGLHGVDPESKVTLTAAADTGVWTKGQAATLNTVSGHRDGYATLCPGASLYSALPAIRTAAGASPYGIGN